A stretch of Bordetella genomosp. 13 DNA encodes these proteins:
- the htpG gene encoding molecular chaperone HtpG encodes MSQSAASSAPETLGFQAEVKQLLHLMIHSLYSNKEIFLRELVSNASDACDKLRFEAIDQPELFEGDSELGIRVDYDKAARTITISDNGIGLSRDEAIANLGTIARSGTREFFSQLTGDKQKDAQLIGQFGVGFYSSFIVADKVTVVSRRAGSTQAIRWESDGQGEFTIAEAERASRGTDVTLHLRADEDDLLNGWKLREILRRYSDHISLPIRMAKEQWDAEKNEQAKTEELETVNKANALWTRSKSEIDDEQYREFYKTVSHDYDDPLAWTHNRVEGRSEYTQLLYVPKHAPFDLWDRDARRGVKLYVKRVFIMDDAEQLLPSYLRFVRGVIDSADLPLNVSREILQESRDVRAIREGSAKRILSLLEDLAENKPEDYAAFWSEFGQVLKEGAGEDTANQERIAKLMRFASTHGGDAAQTVSFADYVSRMKEGQDKIYYVTADSYSAASSSPHLEIFRKKGIEVLLLSDRVDEWMLSYLREFDGKSLVSVAKGGLDLADLADEEEKKRQTEVAEDFKPLVERLQQTLADQVKEVRVTLRLVDSPACVVVGQNELSPHLLRMLKAAGQEAPDVKPVLEINPEHALVGRIRSASDEEFADWAHLLLDQAMLAEGAQIADPAAFVKRMNALLLKG; translated from the coding sequence ATGAGCCAATCCGCCGCCTCTTCCGCACCCGAAACCCTGGGTTTCCAGGCCGAAGTGAAGCAATTGCTGCACTTGATGATCCACTCGCTGTACAGCAACAAGGAAATCTTCCTGCGTGAGCTGGTGTCCAACGCGTCGGACGCCTGCGACAAGCTGCGCTTCGAGGCCATCGACCAGCCCGAACTGTTCGAGGGCGACAGCGAACTCGGCATCCGCGTCGACTACGACAAGGCCGCGCGCACCATCACCATCTCGGACAACGGCATCGGCCTGTCGCGCGACGAGGCCATCGCCAACCTGGGCACCATCGCCCGCTCCGGCACCCGCGAGTTCTTCAGCCAGCTTACCGGCGACAAGCAGAAAGACGCGCAGCTGATCGGCCAGTTCGGCGTCGGCTTCTATTCGTCGTTCATCGTGGCCGACAAGGTCACGGTGGTCAGCCGCCGCGCGGGCTCCACGCAGGCGATCCGCTGGGAGTCCGATGGCCAGGGCGAGTTCACCATCGCCGAGGCCGAGCGCGCCAGCCGCGGCACCGACGTCACGCTGCACCTGCGCGCCGATGAGGACGACCTGCTGAACGGCTGGAAGCTGCGCGAGATCCTGCGCCGCTACTCCGACCACATCTCGCTGCCCATCCGCATGGCGAAGGAACAGTGGGACGCCGAGAAGAACGAGCAGGCCAAGACCGAAGAGCTGGAAACCGTCAACAAGGCCAATGCCCTGTGGACGCGCAGCAAGAGCGAGATCGACGACGAGCAGTACCGCGAGTTCTACAAGACCGTCTCGCACGACTACGACGATCCGCTGGCCTGGACGCACAACCGCGTCGAGGGTCGCAGCGAGTACACGCAGCTGCTGTACGTGCCCAAGCACGCGCCGTTCGACCTGTGGGACCGCGACGCGCGCCGCGGCGTGAAGCTGTACGTGAAGCGCGTTTTCATCATGGATGACGCCGAGCAACTGCTGCCCTCGTACCTGCGCTTCGTGCGCGGCGTGATCGACTCGGCCGACCTGCCGCTGAACGTGTCGCGCGAGATCCTGCAGGAAAGCCGCGACGTGCGCGCGATCCGCGAGGGCTCGGCCAAGCGCATCCTGTCGCTGCTGGAAGACCTGGCCGAGAACAAGCCCGAGGACTACGCGGCGTTCTGGAGCGAGTTCGGCCAGGTGCTGAAGGAAGGCGCGGGCGAGGACACGGCCAACCAGGAACGCATCGCCAAGCTGATGCGCTTCGCGTCCACGCACGGCGGCGATGCCGCGCAGACGGTGTCCTTCGCCGACTACGTGTCGCGCATGAAGGAAGGCCAGGACAAGATCTACTACGTGACGGCCGATTCGTATTCCGCCGCCAGCAGCAGCCCGCATCTGGAAATCTTCCGCAAGAAGGGCATCGAGGTGCTGCTGCTGTCCGATCGCGTCGACGAATGGATGCTGTCGTACCTCCGCGAGTTCGACGGCAAGTCGCTGGTCTCGGTGGCCAAGGGCGGCCTCGACCTGGCCGACCTGGCCGACGAGGAAGAAAAGAAGCGCCAGACCGAAGTGGCCGAAGATTTCAAGCCGCTGGTCGAGCGCCTGCAGCAGACCCTGGCCGATCAGGTGAAGGAAGTGCGCGTGACCCTGCGCCTGGTCGATTCGCCGGCGTGCGTGGTGGTGGGCCAGAACGAACTCAGCCCGCACCTGCTGCGCATGCTGAAGGCGGCCGGCCAGGAAGCGCCCGACGTCAAGCCCGTGCTCGAGATCAATCCCGAACACGCGCTGGTCGGCCGCATCCGCAGCGCGTCCGACGAAGAGTTCGCCGATTGGGCGCATCTGCTGCTGGACCAGGCCATGCTGGCCGAAGGCGCGCAAATCGCCGATCCGGCGGCTTTCGTCAAGCGCATGAATGCATTGCTGCTGAAGGGCTGA
- a CDS encoding type II toxin-antitoxin system RelE/ParE family toxin, with protein MIRVFKTRYFQRWMRKTELTDVILCNAVTEMAAGLIDADLGSGVVKKRVGLGGRGKRGGARTLVATNKESRWIFVFGFENNDRDSIHDEELQALQDYAADWLKRTAMQLDNAVADGALLEITDDCKS; from the coding sequence ATGATCAGAGTCTTCAAGACCCGGTATTTTCAGCGGTGGATGCGCAAGACGGAACTGACCGATGTCATTCTGTGCAACGCCGTCACTGAAATGGCCGCAGGGTTGATCGACGCGGATCTCGGAAGCGGCGTGGTCAAGAAGCGTGTTGGACTGGGTGGGCGCGGCAAGCGTGGCGGCGCTCGCACGCTGGTCGCCACAAACAAGGAAAGCCGCTGGATCTTCGTATTCGGATTCGAGAACAACGACCGCGACAGTATCCACGACGAGGAACTACAGGCCTTGCAAGATTACGCTGCCGACTGGCTCAAGCGCACGGCCATGCAGCTGGACAACGCTGTTGCCGACGGCGCTCTGCTGGAGATTACCGATGACTGCAAAAGCTAG
- a CDS encoding helix-turn-helix domain-containing protein has product MTAKARPKSRIMEAVHEGALDLHRLGFIDKRKMQKYEALCLEPVQDYDAAKVKALRERLQLSQAVLASVLNTSPSTVRKWETGDKRPSGPSQRLLDIIERKGLEAVL; this is encoded by the coding sequence ATGACTGCAAAAGCTAGACCCAAGAGCCGCATCATGGAAGCGGTGCATGAAGGTGCCCTCGATCTGCATCGATTGGGCTTCATAGACAAGCGCAAGATGCAGAAGTACGAGGCTTTGTGCCTGGAGCCGGTCCAGGATTATGACGCCGCCAAGGTGAAGGCCTTGCGTGAGCGCCTGCAGCTGAGCCAAGCCGTGTTGGCGTCCGTACTCAATACCAGCCCGTCCACCGTCCGCAAATGGGAAACTGGTGACAAGCGGCCCAGCGGCCCCTCGCAGCGCCTGCTCGACATTATCGAACGCAAGGGGCTCGAGGCAGTTCTCTGA
- a CDS encoding MFS transporter, translated as MSTSASTHVGAAAQQPTRSRYIIMVMLFITVVINYLDRSNLSIAAPALRDELGLDTVHEGLILSAFGWTYAAMQIPGGWLVDRVAPRVLYALALILWSAATFVMGFATSFIALFVLRLAVGALEAPAYPINNRVVTAWFPEKERASAIAFYTSGQFVGLAFLTPVLAWLQHAYGWHMVFVSTGLIGIVWGVVWYLVYREPRQFKGANQAELDLIQQGGGVIDLNQRVAEKKKEPFSWSDLGLVMSKRKLWGVYLGQFCLTSTLWFFLTWFPTYLVKYRGMDFIKSGFLASVPFLAAFIGVLCSGVVSDFLVRRGASLGVARKLPIILGLLISTSMIGANYTDSTSWVIFFLAVAFFGNGLASITWSLVSTLAPERLLGLTGGVFNFVGNLSSICTPIVIGLLVSKDNFAPAIVYVSTLALLGALSYILLVGKVERIEA; from the coding sequence GTGTCCACGTCCGCTTCCACGCACGTCGGCGCAGCCGCGCAACAGCCGACGCGCAGCCGCTACATCATCATGGTGATGCTGTTTATCACCGTGGTCATCAACTATCTGGACCGCAGCAACCTGTCCATCGCCGCGCCCGCGCTGCGCGATGAACTGGGCCTGGACACGGTGCACGAAGGCCTGATCCTGTCGGCCTTCGGCTGGACCTACGCCGCCATGCAGATTCCCGGCGGCTGGCTGGTCGACCGCGTCGCGCCGCGCGTGCTGTACGCGCTGGCGCTGATCCTGTGGTCGGCCGCCACCTTCGTCATGGGCTTCGCCACCAGCTTCATCGCGCTGTTCGTGCTGCGCCTGGCCGTCGGCGCGCTGGAAGCCCCGGCGTACCCGATCAACAACCGCGTCGTCACCGCATGGTTTCCCGAGAAGGAACGCGCCTCCGCCATCGCCTTCTACACCTCGGGCCAGTTCGTGGGCCTGGCCTTTCTCACGCCGGTGCTGGCCTGGCTGCAGCACGCGTACGGCTGGCACATGGTGTTCGTCAGCACGGGCCTGATCGGCATCGTGTGGGGCGTGGTCTGGTACCTGGTGTACCGCGAGCCGCGCCAGTTCAAGGGCGCGAACCAGGCCGAACTCGACCTGATCCAGCAGGGCGGCGGCGTCATCGACCTGAACCAGCGCGTGGCCGAGAAGAAGAAGGAGCCCTTCAGCTGGAGCGACCTGGGCCTGGTGATGTCCAAGCGCAAGCTGTGGGGGGTGTACCTGGGCCAGTTCTGCCTGACCTCCACGCTGTGGTTCTTCCTGACCTGGTTCCCCACCTATCTGGTGAAGTACCGCGGCATGGACTTCATCAAGTCGGGCTTCCTGGCCTCCGTGCCCTTCCTGGCCGCGTTCATCGGCGTGCTGTGCTCCGGCGTGGTGTCCGACTTCCTGGTCCGGCGCGGCGCCAGCCTGGGTGTGGCCCGCAAGCTGCCCATCATCCTGGGCCTGCTCATCTCCACCAGCATGATCGGCGCCAACTACACCGATTCCACCTCGTGGGTGATCTTCTTCCTGGCGGTGGCGTTCTTCGGCAACGGCCTGGCGTCGATCACGTGGTCGCTGGTGTCCACGCTGGCGCCCGAGCGGCTGCTGGGTCTGACGGGCGGCGTGTTCAACTTCGTGGGCAACCTGTCGTCCATCTGCACTCCCATCGTGATCGGACTGCTGGTGTCCAAGGACAACTTCGCGCCCGCCATCGTGTACGTGTCCACGCTGGCGCTGCTGGGCGCGCTGTCGTACATCCTGCTGGTGGGCAAGGTGGAGCGTATCGAGGCTTGA
- the dgoD gene encoding galactonate dehydratase, which translates to MKITKLTTYIVPPRWCFLKIETDAGIVGWGEPVVEGRAHSVAAAVEELADYLVGKDPRNIEDHWTVLYRGGFYRGGAIHMSALAGIDQALWDIKGKDLGVPVSQLLGGNVRDRIRVYSWIGGDRPADTAAAAKGAVERGFTAVKMNGTEELQYIDTHDKVEKCLANVAAVRDAVGPNVGIGVDFHGRVHKPMAKVLIKELEPYKLMFIEEPVLSEHYEALKELAPLSSTPIALGERLYSRWDFKRILSEGYVDIIQPDPSHAGGITETRKIAAMAEAYDVALALHCPLGPIALATCLQIDAGCYNAFIQEQSLGIHYNAANDLLDYVVNRDAFAYRDGMVTIPQGPGLGIEVNEEYVKERATTGHRWRNPIWRHADGSFAEW; encoded by the coding sequence ATGAAGATCACCAAACTCACCACCTACATCGTGCCGCCGCGGTGGTGCTTCCTGAAGATCGAGACCGACGCGGGCATCGTGGGCTGGGGCGAACCCGTGGTCGAAGGCCGTGCGCATTCCGTGGCCGCCGCGGTCGAGGAACTGGCCGACTACCTGGTCGGCAAGGACCCGCGCAACATCGAGGACCACTGGACCGTGCTGTACCGCGGCGGCTTCTACCGCGGCGGCGCCATCCACATGAGCGCGCTGGCCGGCATCGACCAGGCGCTGTGGGACATCAAGGGCAAGGACCTGGGCGTGCCGGTGTCGCAGCTGCTGGGCGGCAACGTGCGCGACCGCATCCGCGTGTACTCGTGGATCGGCGGCGACCGCCCGGCCGATACCGCCGCCGCGGCCAAGGGCGCCGTCGAGCGCGGCTTCACCGCCGTCAAGATGAACGGCACCGAAGAACTGCAGTACATCGACACGCACGACAAGGTCGAGAAGTGCCTGGCCAACGTGGCGGCGGTGCGCGATGCGGTGGGCCCGAACGTGGGCATCGGCGTGGACTTCCACGGCCGCGTGCACAAGCCCATGGCCAAGGTGCTGATCAAGGAACTCGAGCCGTACAAGCTCATGTTCATCGAGGAGCCCGTGCTGAGCGAACACTACGAGGCCCTGAAGGAACTGGCGCCGCTGAGCTCCACGCCCATCGCACTGGGCGAGCGGCTGTACTCGCGCTGGGACTTCAAGCGCATCCTGTCGGAAGGCTACGTCGACATCATCCAGCCCGATCCTTCGCATGCGGGCGGCATCACCGAGACGCGCAAGATCGCCGCCATGGCGGAAGCGTACGACGTGGCCCTTGCGCTGCATTGTCCGCTGGGTCCGATCGCGCTGGCCACCTGCCTGCAGATCGACGCCGGCTGCTACAACGCCTTCATCCAGGAGCAGAGCCTGGGCATTCACTACAACGCGGCCAACGACCTGCTCGACTACGTCGTGAACCGCGATGCCTTTGCCTACCGCGACGGCATGGTCACCATTCCGCAAGGGCCCGGCCTGGGCATCGAGGTGAACGAAGAGTACGTGAAGGAACGCGCCACGACGGGCCACCGTTGGCGCAATCCCATCTGGCGCCACGCCGACGGCAGCTTCGCCGAGTGGTAA
- a CDS encoding 2-dehydro-3-deoxy-6-phosphogalactonate aldolase codes for MMHSALQTAMAHCGLVAILRGMRPEESVEVGQALYDAGFRVIEVPLNSPEPLQSIRLMREALAIDCVIGAGTVLDPDDCTKIRDAGGELIVMPHSDPAVIGAAKNAGMACTPGVATPTEAYAALAAGADALKLFPAEQLGPAVVKAWRAVLRKPVGLIPVGGITPETMAPYVQAGASGFGLGSALYKPGYTAADVAQRAESFVAAWQQALSSQETQA; via the coding sequence ATGATGCATTCCGCCCTGCAAACCGCCATGGCCCACTGCGGGCTCGTCGCCATCCTGCGCGGCATGCGGCCCGAAGAATCCGTCGAGGTCGGCCAGGCCCTGTACGACGCGGGCTTTCGCGTGATCGAGGTGCCGCTGAATTCCCCCGAACCGCTGCAGAGCATCCGCCTGATGCGCGAGGCGCTGGCCATCGATTGCGTGATCGGCGCCGGCACGGTGCTGGATCCCGACGATTGCACGAAGATCCGTGACGCCGGCGGCGAGCTCATCGTCATGCCGCACAGCGACCCGGCGGTGATCGGCGCGGCCAAGAACGCCGGCATGGCCTGCACGCCCGGCGTGGCCACGCCCACCGAAGCCTATGCCGCGCTGGCCGCTGGGGCCGACGCGCTGAAGCTGTTTCCCGCCGAGCAGCTCGGCCCCGCCGTGGTGAAAGCCTGGCGCGCCGTGCTGCGCAAGCCCGTCGGGCTGATTCCCGTGGGCGGCATCACCCCCGAAACCATGGCCCCCTATGTGCAGGCCGGAGCCAGCGGCTTCGGCCTGGGCTCGGCCCTCTACAAACCCGGCTACACCGCCGCCGACGTCGCCCAGCGCGCCGAGTCTTTCGTAGCCGCATGGCAGCAGGCGCTTTCCAGTCAGGAGACCCAAGCATGA
- a CDS encoding 2-dehydro-3-deoxygalactonokinase, producing the protein MNSALPGRARLIALDWGTSSLRAYRLGDNGAILDTRHLPWGIMRLPQSVSVGAAPAVTSSGFELAFEQACGDWLRAEPGTPVIASGMVGSAQGWKEAAYLDVPVQLDQIGSALTVIDRPGGQPVHLVPGLIQRQGLPNVMRGEETQVFGALGRDDAGDVLVGLPGTHSKWVTVRQGGVTHFDTFMTGEVYAALRGHTILGRTMSETPAPDMTAFEHGMKVAGSEAGRAGVLSTIFSTRTLGLTGALPGHAQAEYLSGLLIGHEIAALADLVRTRGEPSRIVFCGEASLCRRYGLAAQHYGLGSPEVAEHATERGLWRVALAAGLVSTQS; encoded by the coding sequence ATGAATTCCGCCCTTCCCGGACGCGCGCGCCTGATCGCGCTGGACTGGGGCACGTCCTCCCTGCGGGCCTATCGCCTCGGCGACAACGGCGCGATCCTGGACACCCGCCATCTGCCCTGGGGCATCATGCGGCTGCCGCAATCGGTTTCGGTGGGCGCGGCGCCCGCGGTGACCTCTTCCGGGTTCGAACTGGCGTTCGAGCAGGCTTGCGGCGACTGGCTGCGCGCCGAGCCCGGCACGCCGGTCATCGCCAGCGGCATGGTCGGCAGCGCGCAGGGCTGGAAGGAAGCCGCCTATCTCGACGTGCCTGTGCAGCTGGACCAGATCGGTTCCGCGCTTACCGTCATCGACCGCCCCGGCGGACAACCGGTGCACCTGGTGCCCGGCCTGATCCAGCGCCAGGGCCTGCCCAACGTGATGCGCGGCGAAGAGACCCAGGTGTTCGGCGCCCTCGGCCGAGACGACGCCGGCGACGTGCTCGTCGGACTGCCCGGCACGCATTCCAAGTGGGTCACCGTGCGCCAAGGCGGCGTCACCCACTTCGACACTTTCATGACCGGCGAGGTATATGCCGCGCTGCGCGGCCACACCATTCTGGGCCGCACCATGAGCGAAACCCCGGCCCCCGACATGACGGCCTTCGAGCACGGCATGAAAGTTGCCGGCAGCGAGGCGGGCCGGGCCGGCGTGCTCTCCACCATCTTCAGCACCCGCACGCTGGGCCTCACGGGCGCACTGCCTGGACACGCCCAGGCCGAATACCTGTCGGGCCTCCTGATCGGCCACGAGATCGCTGCCCTGGCGGACCTGGTGCGTACGCGCGGCGAGCCGTCGCGCATCGTGTTCTGCGGCGAGGCGTCGCTGTGCCGGCGCTATGGCCTGGCCGCGCAGCATTACGGCCTGGGCTCGCCCGAAGTCGCGGAACACGCGACCGAGCGCGGCCTGTGGCGCGTGGCGCTGGCGGCCGGCCTGGTCTCAACCCAATCCTGA
- a CDS encoding IclR family transcriptional regulator, protein MARSSFPPDGEAAAPTGTQTLFRGLAVIQAVAEGARNLKVLSARVGAARSTTHRLASCLVQERYLRVMPGVGYVLGPRLIELGFQAREAIPLATLARPYLDRLAHDTGDTIHLAVRDNDEVLYLEKIPGKKGLEMRSRVGHRMPMTATGVGKALLLDADEAQWRALYDIGAPVSGNAPGARQGWDAFRARMAEYAVAGHAFDLEDNEPSIRCVAAPVRDMTGGIVAAISVSSTVPYLSLERMWELAPQVRQAAAGISAELGFGLR, encoded by the coding sequence ATGGCACGTTCTTCATTTCCCCCCGACGGCGAGGCCGCCGCGCCCACCGGTACGCAAACGCTGTTCCGCGGCCTGGCCGTCATCCAGGCGGTGGCCGAGGGCGCCCGCAACCTGAAGGTGTTGTCCGCGCGCGTGGGCGCCGCCCGCAGCACCACGCACCGGCTGGCCAGTTGCCTGGTGCAGGAGCGCTATCTGCGCGTGATGCCCGGCGTGGGCTACGTGTTGGGCCCGCGGCTCATCGAGCTGGGCTTCCAGGCTCGCGAAGCGATACCGCTGGCCACGCTGGCGCGCCCCTATCTCGACCGCCTCGCGCATGACACCGGAGACACCATTCATCTGGCGGTCCGCGACAATGACGAAGTGCTCTACCTGGAAAAAATTCCCGGCAAGAAAGGCCTGGAGATGCGATCCCGCGTCGGCCACCGCATGCCCATGACGGCGACAGGCGTCGGCAAGGCCCTGCTGCTGGACGCCGACGAGGCCCAGTGGCGGGCGCTGTACGACATCGGCGCGCCGGTGTCGGGCAATGCACCCGGAGCCAGGCAGGGATGGGATGCCTTCAGGGCACGCATGGCTGAATACGCGGTCGCGGGCCATGCCTTCGATCTGGAAGACAATGAGCCCTCCATCCGCTGCGTCGCCGCGCCCGTGCGCGACATGACGGGCGGCATCGTGGCGGCGATCAGCGTGTCCAGCACGGTGCCGTACCTGTCACTGGAGCGCATGTGGGAACTGGCACCGCAGGTCCGCCAGGCGGCGGCCGGCATTTCGGCGGAATTGGGTTTCGGCCTGCGTTGA
- a CDS encoding glutathione S-transferase family protein codes for MLKIWGRQSSVNVQKVLWTVRELALPHILTAAGGAHGGLDTPEFLRMNPNRQIPVIDDGGFVLWESNAIVRYLSARYGEGTLSPAGHVGRADADRWMDWQATEWQPSMLRAFLGLVRTPEAQRDAAAIQASFELSVKRAMVLEDALQGKDYVTGSRFTMADIVLGCAAHRWLGLPGVQHPPTPAISAWYRRLMMRPATQGVLTLPLA; via the coding sequence ATGCTGAAGATCTGGGGCCGCCAGAGCTCCGTGAATGTGCAGAAAGTGCTGTGGACCGTGCGCGAGCTGGCGCTGCCGCACATCCTTACCGCGGCGGGCGGCGCCCACGGCGGCCTGGACACCCCCGAATTCCTCCGCATGAATCCGAACCGCCAGATTCCGGTGATCGACGACGGCGGCTTCGTGCTGTGGGAGTCCAACGCCATCGTGCGCTATCTGTCGGCCCGCTACGGCGAGGGCACGCTCAGCCCCGCCGGCCACGTCGGCCGTGCCGACGCGGACCGCTGGATGGACTGGCAGGCCACCGAATGGCAGCCCTCGATGCTGCGGGCCTTCCTGGGCCTGGTGCGCACGCCCGAGGCGCAGCGCGATGCCGCCGCCATCCAGGCTTCCTTCGAACTGTCCGTCAAGCGCGCGATGGTGCTCGAGGACGCCCTGCAGGGCAAGGACTACGTGACGGGGTCGCGCTTCACCATGGCCGACATCGTGCTGGGCTGCGCCGCGCACCGTTGGCTGGGCCTGCCCGGCGTGCAGCATCCGCCGACGCCGGCCATATCGGCCTGGTACCGCAGGCTGATGATGCGCCCCGCCACGCAAGGCGTGCTGACGCTGCCGCTGGCGTGA
- the ampD gene encoding 1,6-anhydro-N-acetylmuramyl-L-alanine amidase AmpD, whose protein sequence is MRLHLDRHGWLAPGPSVALLPSPNVDARPRDAQVSLLVLHNISLPPGRFEGPCVADLFLNRLDHGAHPWLERLRGLRVSAHFFIRRDGSVIQFASTDARAWHAGASCFLGRERCNDFSVGVELEGADTTPYTDAQYATLARLARVLRVRHPIAHVRGHEHIAPGRKTDPGPAFKWAKFGRDSGFPRRALPPY, encoded by the coding sequence ATGCGCTTGCACCTGGATCGGCATGGCTGGCTGGCGCCCGGACCTTCCGTCGCGCTGCTGCCTTCTCCCAACGTGGACGCGCGCCCCCGTGACGCCCAGGTGTCGCTGCTGGTGCTGCACAACATCAGTCTGCCTCCGGGCCGCTTCGAAGGCCCGTGCGTCGCCGACCTCTTCCTGAACCGGCTCGACCATGGCGCCCATCCCTGGCTGGAACGCCTGCGCGGCCTGCGCGTCTCGGCCCACTTCTTCATCCGCCGCGACGGCTCGGTGATCCAGTTCGCCTCCACCGACGCGCGCGCCTGGCATGCCGGCGCGTCGTGCTTCCTCGGGCGCGAACGCTGCAACGATTTCTCGGTGGGCGTCGAACTCGAAGGCGCCGACACCACGCCCTATACCGACGCGCAGTACGCTACGCTAGCGCGGCTCGCCCGCGTGCTGCGGGTGCGCCACCCCATCGCCCACGTGCGAGGCCACGAACACATCGCGCCGGGCCGCAAGACCGACCCCGGGCCGGCCTTCAAGTGGGCGAAGTTCGGCCGCGACAGCGGTTTCCCGCGGCGCGCCTTGCCGCCCTACTGA
- a CDS encoding PP0621 family protein, translating into MSKLLLWVLIVLVVLVAWRIINARAAARVDKGRQPAADRPVRGKGGPATPAETMVRCAHCGIHLPRSEAVQIDGRSWCSQEHARLGPGA; encoded by the coding sequence GTGAGCAAGCTGCTGTTGTGGGTTCTCATCGTGCTAGTGGTGCTGGTCGCATGGCGCATCATCAATGCGCGCGCCGCGGCGCGCGTCGACAAGGGGCGGCAGCCGGCGGCCGACCGGCCCGTCCGCGGCAAGGGTGGCCCGGCCACGCCGGCCGAAACCATGGTCCGTTGCGCCCATTGCGGCATCCATCTGCCGCGCTCCGAAGCCGTACAGATCGATGGCCGCTCATGGTGCAGCCAGGAGCACGCAAGACTGGGCCCGGGCGCCTGA
- a CDS encoding cytochrome C assembly family protein: MSPGIVFHAGAALAYATLGVVLGRRLQQGADSVEQAGRTARLWLLAALVLHGIGLYQAMLGSGQLFVGWALALSAAVWLGLVVFWLESLLVRLDGLQLLLVPAGMLVTLLAAVFPQGVYVQHADSNWLRAHLLVALAAYGLITIAALQATLMALLDRHLHRPQAAPGERGLVGRVLDVQPPLLMQEQLLFRVIWIGFVVLTMAVCLGSVASLSLTGQVLPFDHKTVFTLLSWLTFGVLLLGRHIRGWRGRVALRWTLTGFALLILAYTGSRFVLEVILHRG; the protein is encoded by the coding sequence ATGTCACCAGGCATTGTATTTCACGCCGGGGCGGCCCTGGCGTACGCGACGCTGGGTGTCGTGCTGGGCCGCCGGCTGCAGCAGGGCGCGGACAGCGTCGAGCAGGCAGGGCGCACGGCTCGCCTGTGGCTGCTGGCCGCGCTGGTGCTGCACGGCATCGGCCTCTACCAGGCGATGCTGGGCTCGGGCCAGCTGTTCGTGGGCTGGGCGCTGGCGCTGTCGGCGGCCGTTTGGCTGGGCCTGGTGGTGTTCTGGCTCGAAAGCCTGCTGGTGCGCCTGGACGGCCTGCAGCTGCTGCTGGTGCCGGCCGGCATGCTGGTCACCCTGCTGGCCGCCGTATTTCCGCAGGGCGTGTATGTACAGCACGCCGACAGCAACTGGCTGCGCGCCCACCTGCTGGTGGCACTGGCCGCCTACGGGCTCATCACCATCGCCGCCCTGCAGGCCACGCTGATGGCGCTGCTCGACCGGCACCTGCATCGCCCCCAGGCCGCGCCCGGCGAGCGCGGCCTCGTGGGCCGGGTGCTCGACGTGCAGCCCCCGCTGCTGATGCAGGAACAACTGCTGTTCCGCGTCATCTGGATCGGTTTCGTGGTGTTGACGATGGCGGTGTGCCTGGGATCGGTGGCCTCGCTCAGCCTCACGGGCCAGGTGCTGCCTTTCGACCACAAGACCGTCTTCACCCTGCTGTCGTGGCTGACCTTCGGCGTGCTGCTGCTGGGTCGCCACATCCGCGGCTGGCGCGGCCGCGTGGCGCTGCGCTGGACGCTTACCGGCTTTGCCCTGCTGATCCTGGCCTATACGGGCAGCCGGTTCGTGCTCGAAGTGATATTGCATAGAGGTTGA